From a region of the Leptospira kmetyi serovar Malaysia str. Bejo-Iso9 genome:
- a CDS encoding leucyl aminopeptidase family protein: protein MKLDKNKIQTSIGKNPSKAFYKLQILLKDHFPENLKTKFSLQTSSGIFTGDNGQVFTDESEKIIYLGLGDSSKVKIRGVAQHFFQFGEKLKKWDGVGLEIHLPKILTTALSAELLVYQILNSLEQGAYAINVLAKEFKENSKKTGNVSFVLQDAAKVKEAEKGLKRGKVVSRYINGARYIAHLPANHFTPEEFVSRSKEIAKDNGLKITVFDEPQLKKEKMGGILSVCEGSDKKAKMILLEYTPAKPSTKKKLAIIGKGLTFDSGGISIKPAQDMHEMKYDMCGAAAAIHAIGAIAELGLGVPVIAAIGVAENMPDAAAIKPGDVYTAHNGITVEVQNTDAEGRLVLGDVLSYVGKKFKPDYMLDLATLTGAIIISLGHEAAGVMSNSETLTNLLKEASASSDERIWEMPLWDEYSEDLKSDIADIRNVAGRAGGSLSAAKFLERFVDPGIAWAHIDIAGAAWRKKSSGTQIGNGPTGYGVRLLVDLAEKIGKKK, encoded by the coding sequence GATAAGAATAAAATCCAAACCTCGATCGGAAAAAATCCGTCGAAAGCGTTTTATAAACTACAGATTCTACTCAAGGATCATTTTCCCGAGAATCTAAAGACGAAATTTTCCTTACAAACATCTTCCGGAATTTTCACCGGAGACAACGGACAAGTTTTTACGGATGAATCCGAAAAGATCATCTACTTGGGGTTAGGCGATTCTTCCAAAGTGAAGATCCGCGGGGTCGCACAACATTTTTTTCAATTCGGAGAAAAGTTGAAAAAATGGGACGGGGTCGGATTGGAAATTCACCTTCCGAAAATTCTCACCACCGCCCTTTCCGCTGAATTGCTCGTGTATCAAATTCTGAATTCTTTGGAACAAGGCGCTTACGCGATCAACGTTCTTGCAAAAGAATTTAAGGAGAATTCCAAAAAGACCGGAAACGTTTCCTTTGTTCTTCAAGACGCGGCAAAAGTAAAGGAAGCAGAAAAAGGATTAAAACGCGGAAAAGTAGTCAGCCGTTACATCAACGGAGCGCGTTACATCGCACATCTTCCGGCAAATCATTTCACACCGGAAGAATTCGTATCCAGATCCAAAGAGATCGCGAAGGACAACGGACTGAAGATCACAGTTTTCGACGAACCGCAGTTGAAAAAGGAAAAGATGGGAGGAATTCTTTCCGTTTGCGAAGGCTCCGATAAAAAAGCGAAGATGATTCTTTTGGAATATACTCCCGCAAAACCGAGCACGAAGAAAAAACTCGCGATCATCGGAAAAGGTCTTACCTTCGATTCCGGCGGGATCAGCATCAAACCCGCACAAGACATGCACGAAATGAAATATGATATGTGCGGAGCCGCCGCGGCGATTCACGCAATCGGAGCGATCGCCGAACTCGGATTAGGCGTTCCCGTAATCGCGGCGATCGGAGTTGCGGAGAATATGCCGGATGCTGCGGCCATCAAACCCGGAGACGTTTATACGGCTCACAACGGAATCACCGTCGAAGTGCAAAACACGGACGCGGAAGGACGTTTGGTTTTGGGAGACGTTCTTTCTTATGTGGGAAAAAAATTCAAACCGGACTATATGCTGGATCTTGCAACCTTAACCGGAGCGATCATCATTTCTCTCGGACACGAGGCGGCCGGTGTTATGAGCAATTCCGAAACTCTTACCAATTTGTTGAAGGAAGCTTCCGCGAGTTCGGACGAAAGAATCTGGGAAATGCCTCTTTGGGACGAATATTCGGAGGACCTCAAAAGCGATATCGCCGATATCCGAAACGTAGCGGGAAGAGCGGGCGGTTCCTTATCCGCGGCTAAGTTTTTGGAAAGATTCGTGGATCCGGGAATCGCTTGGGCGCATATCGACATCGCGGGCGCCGCTTGGAGAAAAAAATCCTCGGGAACTCAGATCGGAAACGGACCAA